A single window of Mycolicibacterium aurum DNA harbors:
- a CDS encoding bifunctional aminoglycoside phosphotransferase/ATP-binding protein — MTTTVGTIAGNLGAEVHETHTGLVVLVGDRAYKLKKPVVTDFLDFSAARTRESVCRREVELNRRLAPSAYFGVGHLRPPAGEPEPVVVMRRYPDSQRLSELVRSGADVHRWLMSIAQTLARFHAGAERGPSVDAQATAAALSARWHQNLAALRHHVGTVVDDRQVTEITRLATQYLAGRDLLYRQRIAADRVVDGHGDLLAQDIFCTPEGPMLLDCLEFDDLLRYVDGIDDAAFLAMDLEFLGRRDLADLFLDEYCRRAEDTSAPSLRHMCIAYRAVVRAKVDCIRVLQGHAEAKVDAGRHMAIAHEHLTSASVQLVVVGGGPGTGKTTVARALAEQLDAQVISTDEVRRELLQAGAVHGRTGELNAGLYAPESVSVVYDEVLRRAHTWLGAGHSVILDGTWRTADHRQRAHTVAAETYSSIVEFCCALPLSEAGRRIAARGPTASDATPSIAAELGDPAAGWPTAHALDTSRPVADSVAEAREICRRAI; from the coding sequence TTGACGACGACGGTCGGCACGATCGCGGGGAATCTCGGTGCCGAGGTGCACGAGACGCACACCGGACTGGTCGTGTTGGTCGGTGACCGCGCCTACAAGCTCAAGAAGCCGGTGGTGACGGACTTCCTCGACTTCAGCGCGGCCCGGACGCGGGAGTCGGTCTGTCGCCGCGAGGTGGAGCTCAACCGCAGGCTCGCGCCCTCGGCGTACTTCGGGGTGGGGCACCTCCGGCCACCGGCGGGTGAGCCGGAACCCGTCGTCGTGATGCGCAGGTATCCGGACTCGCAGCGGCTGTCGGAACTGGTGCGGTCGGGAGCCGACGTGCACAGGTGGCTGATGTCGATCGCGCAGACCCTAGCCCGGTTCCACGCCGGTGCGGAGCGGGGCCCCTCGGTCGACGCCCAGGCCACCGCCGCCGCCTTGTCCGCCCGGTGGCACCAGAACCTCGCCGCGCTGCGGCACCACGTCGGCACGGTCGTCGACGACCGGCAGGTCACCGAGATCACCCGGCTGGCAACGCAATACCTGGCGGGCCGGGACCTGCTGTACCGGCAGCGGATCGCCGCTGACCGCGTTGTCGACGGTCACGGAGATCTGCTGGCCCAGGACATCTTCTGCACGCCGGAGGGACCGATGTTGCTGGACTGCCTGGAATTCGACGACTTGCTCCGCTACGTCGACGGGATCGACGACGCCGCGTTCCTGGCCATGGATCTGGAGTTCCTCGGCCGCCGGGATCTCGCCGATCTGTTCCTCGACGAGTACTGCCGTCGCGCCGAGGACACCTCGGCCCCGTCGCTGCGCCACATGTGCATCGCGTACCGCGCCGTGGTCCGGGCCAAGGTGGATTGCATCCGGGTGCTGCAGGGCCACGCCGAGGCCAAGGTCGACGCCGGGCGTCATATGGCGATCGCGCACGAGCACCTGACATCGGCTTCCGTGCAACTGGTCGTGGTCGGCGGGGGGCCGGGCACCGGCAAGACGACCGTTGCCCGCGCGCTCGCCGAGCAGCTGGACGCCCAGGTGATCTCCACCGACGAGGTGCGCCGCGAGCTCCTCCAGGCCGGTGCGGTCCATGGCCGGACCGGCGAGCTCAACGCGGGACTGTATGCGCCGGAGAGTGTTTCGGTGGTCTACGACGAGGTGCTGCGGCGAGCTCACACGTGGCTCGGCGCGGGGCACTCGGTGATCCTGGACGGCACGTGGCGCACCGCCGACCACCGGCAACGGGCCCACACCGTGGCCGCGGAGACCTACTCCTCGATCGTCGAGTTCTGCTGCGCGCTGCCGCTTTCGGAGGCGGGGCGCCGGATCGCGGCCCGGGGGCCCACCGCCTCGGACGCGACACCGTCGATAGCGGCAGAGCTGGGCGACCCGGCAGCGGGGTGGCCGACGGCGCACGCGCTCGACACGTCGCGGCCCGTGGCGGACTCGGTGGCCGAGGCGCGGGAGATCTGTCGTCGCGCTATCTGA
- the rpsK gene encoding 30S ribosomal protein S11, whose product MAQAKKGGAPKKGQKTRRKEKKNVPHGAAHIKSTFNNTIVSITDPQGNVIAWASSGHVGFKGSRKSTPFAAQLAAENAARKAQEHGVKKVDVFVKGPGSGRETAIRSLQAAGLEVGAIADVTPQPHNGCRPPKRRRV is encoded by the coding sequence ATGGCACAAGCAAAGAAGGGCGGCGCCCCCAAGAAGGGGCAGAAGACCCGTCGCAAGGAAAAGAAGAACGTCCCGCACGGCGCCGCGCACATCAAGAGCACGTTCAACAACACGATCGTGTCGATCACGGATCCGCAGGGCAACGTCATCGCCTGGGCATCCTCGGGCCACGTGGGCTTCAAGGGCTCGCGTAAGTCCACCCCGTTCGCCGCCCAGCTGGCCGCCGAGAACGCTGCCCGCAAGGCGCAGGAGCACGGCGTCAAGAAGGTCGATGTCTTCGTGAAGGGCCCGGGTTCGGGTCGTGAGACCGCCATCCGTTCACTGCAGGCCGCCGGCCTCGAGGTGGGCGCGATCGCCGATGTCACCCCGCAGCCGCACAACGGTTGCCGTCCGCCCAAGCGGCGCCGGGTCTAG
- a CDS encoding flotillin family protein translates to MSVLMIIIVAAIAAFLLFVALPIVYVKNYIKVPPNEVAVFTGRGTPKVVRGGARFRVPGIERVDIMSLEPFNVSINLQNALSNNGVPVNVEAVGLVRIGSSEEAVQTAVQRFLTSDLNELQRQINEILAGSLRGITATMTVEDLNSNRDTLARSVVEEAGGDLARIGMEVDVLKIAGISDRNAYLESLGQRRIAEVKRDAAIGTAEAERDAQIQSAKARQAGSVAQAEADTAIATANQRRDVELARLRAQTEAENAQADQAGPLANARAQKDVGIAVEQAEAARVEARIAVEQRRSEQAIASLQADVIAPAEAQRQADIARAEGARQAAILGAQAKAEAARQAGEAEADARKAAADAMRVERQAEADGIQARLVAEAVGKKEIASALNAYSPEAARLLTLPDVLAAVVKATEAAAIPLSEIERLSIIGGASDAQDAVGGLLGVSPLAVAKIVETLKSSGIDLAAMLNRAPEPARPAEPPTPEVDGATLP, encoded by the coding sequence ATGTCTGTCCTGATGATCATCATCGTCGCAGCGATCGCGGCTTTTCTACTGTTCGTCGCGCTGCCGATCGTGTACGTGAAGAACTACATCAAGGTGCCACCCAATGAAGTGGCGGTGTTCACCGGTCGCGGGACGCCGAAGGTGGTGCGTGGCGGCGCTCGATTCCGGGTCCCCGGCATCGAGCGCGTCGACATCATGAGCCTGGAGCCGTTCAACGTCAGCATCAATCTGCAGAACGCGCTGTCCAACAATGGGGTCCCGGTCAACGTCGAGGCCGTCGGGCTGGTGCGCATCGGCTCGTCCGAGGAGGCGGTGCAGACCGCGGTGCAGCGGTTCCTGACCTCCGACCTCAACGAGCTGCAGCGGCAGATCAACGAGATCCTCGCGGGCAGCCTGCGCGGCATCACCGCCACGATGACCGTCGAGGACCTCAACTCCAACCGCGACACCCTAGCCCGCAGCGTCGTCGAGGAAGCGGGCGGCGACCTGGCACGCATCGGCATGGAGGTCGACGTCCTCAAGATCGCCGGGATCTCGGACCGCAACGCCTACCTGGAGTCGCTGGGCCAGCGCCGGATCGCCGAGGTCAAACGCGACGCGGCCATCGGTACCGCCGAGGCGGAGCGCGACGCGCAGATCCAGTCCGCGAAGGCGCGGCAGGCGGGGTCGGTCGCCCAGGCCGAGGCCGACACCGCGATCGCCACCGCCAACCAGCGCCGCGACGTCGAGCTGGCCCGGTTGCGCGCCCAGACCGAAGCCGAGAACGCCCAGGCCGACCAGGCCGGTCCGTTGGCCAACGCCCGCGCGCAGAAGGACGTCGGCATCGCCGTCGAACAGGCCGAGGCGGCCCGCGTGGAGGCGCGCATCGCCGTCGAACAGCGCCGCAGCGAACAGGCGATTGCGTCGCTGCAGGCCGACGTCATCGCCCCGGCCGAAGCGCAGCGGCAGGCCGACATCGCGCGCGCCGAAGGCGCACGCCAGGCCGCGATCCTGGGCGCGCAGGCCAAGGCCGAGGCCGCTCGCCAGGCCGGTGAGGCCGAGGCCGACGCGCGTAAAGCCGCCGCCGACGCCATGCGGGTGGAACGTCAGGCCGAGGCCGACGGCATCCAGGCCAGGCTGGTGGCCGAGGCCGTGGGCAAGAAGGAGATCGCTTCGGCGCTGAACGCCTACTCCCCCGAGGCCGCACGCCTGCTGACACTGCCCGATGTGCTGGCGGCGGTGGTCAAGGCCACCGAGGCCGCGGCCATACCGCTGTCGGAGATCGAGCGGCTGTCCATCATCGGCGGGGCGTCGGACGCCCAGGACGCGGTCGGTGGTCTGCTCGGTGTCAGCCCGCTCGCGGTGGCCAAGATCGTCGAGACGCTGAAGTCCTCGGGCATCGACCTCGCGGCGATGCTGAACCGGGCACCGGAGCCGGCGCGGCCCGCGGAGCCGCCCACACCTGAGGTCGACGGCGCGACGCTGCCCTGA
- a CDS encoding alpha/beta hydrolase: MDATGPPRSDYTEHAVSFTSAGSRIGGVLYQPSGQRRHPCVVFAHGFSGTMDWILPDFAAAFAASGLAVLIFDYRHFGASEGEPRQLVDTSLQLADIRAALDYVRGRHDIDGARIALWGTSLGGSHVIDIAAADPRIAAVVANVPALDMYWGLRGRFRPATHRPGVVRTVVATLRLTAAAVLDELRGRLGLSPHYLAVYGQLGRSVFSDPALARRFREVESNAPTWRNSVTPRFLLHAPRYRDGTVERIRCPVLVTLARDDATISTPYLTQKLRNVPGVEIRQYPVGHFDVYHDGARDDIARDQRDFLLRHLR, from the coding sequence ATGGACGCAACCGGTCCCCCGCGATCGGACTACACCGAGCACGCGGTGTCGTTCACCAGCGCGGGCTCGCGGATCGGCGGCGTTCTCTACCAACCCAGCGGCCAACGCCGTCACCCGTGTGTCGTGTTCGCACACGGCTTCTCGGGAACGATGGACTGGATCCTCCCCGACTTCGCCGCCGCGTTCGCCGCCAGCGGTCTCGCGGTGCTGATCTTCGACTACCGCCATTTCGGGGCCAGCGAGGGAGAGCCGCGACAGCTCGTCGACACGAGCCTGCAGCTCGCCGACATCCGGGCGGCACTGGACTATGTCAGAGGCCGCCACGACATCGACGGCGCGCGGATCGCCCTGTGGGGTACGTCGTTGGGTGGCAGCCACGTCATCGACATCGCGGCCGCCGACCCACGCATTGCCGCGGTGGTGGCGAATGTGCCTGCGCTGGACATGTACTGGGGCCTGAGGGGCCGTTTCCGGCCGGCCACCCACCGCCCCGGAGTGGTACGCACCGTCGTCGCCACCCTCAGATTGACGGCCGCAGCCGTCCTGGACGAGTTACGCGGACGGCTCGGTCTCTCGCCGCACTATCTGGCCGTGTACGGGCAACTCGGCCGATCCGTGTTCAGCGACCCGGCCCTGGCCCGCCGATTCCGCGAGGTGGAATCGAACGCGCCGACGTGGCGCAACTCCGTCACACCCCGTTTCCTCCTGCACGCGCCCCGGTACCGGGACGGCACCGTCGAGCGCATCCGGTGTCCGGTGCTGGTGACCCTCGCACGGGACGACGCCACGATCTCCACGCCGTACCTCACGCAGAAACTCCGGAATGTCCCTGGGGTGGAGATCAGGCAGTACCCCGTCGGACACTTCGACGTCTACCACGACGGGGCCCGGGACGACATCGCCCGGGATCAACGCGATTTCCTGCTCCGCCACCTCAGATAG
- the rpsD gene encoding 30S ribosomal protein S4 yields the protein MARYTGPVTRKSRRLGVDLVGGDQSFEKRPYPPGQHGRARIKESEYRQQLQEKQKARFSYGVMEKQFRRYYEEANRLPGKTGDNLLRILESRLDNVVYRAGLARTRRMARQLVSHGHFTVNGVKVDVPSYRVSQYDIIDIKDKSINTLPFEVARQTAGERPIPGWLQVVGERQRILVHQLPERAQIDIPLTEQLIVELYSK from the coding sequence ATGGCTCGTTATACCGGACCCGTCACCCGTAAGTCGCGTCGTCTCGGCGTCGACCTCGTCGGTGGAGACCAGTCCTTCGAGAAGCGCCCCTACCCGCCCGGTCAGCACGGCCGCGCGCGGATCAAGGAGAGCGAGTACCGCCAGCAGCTGCAGGAGAAGCAGAAGGCCCGCTTCAGCTACGGGGTGATGGAGAAGCAGTTCCGCCGTTACTACGAAGAGGCCAACCGTCTTCCGGGCAAGACCGGTGACAACCTGCTGCGCATCCTGGAGAGCCGGCTGGACAACGTCGTGTACCGCGCGGGCCTGGCCCGGACGCGTCGCATGGCGCGTCAGCTGGTCAGCCACGGCCACTTCACCGTCAACGGTGTGAAGGTCGACGTCCCCAGCTACCGGGTCTCGCAGTACGACATCATCGACATCAAGGACAAGTCGATCAACACCTTGCCGTTCGAGGTGGCCCGCCAGACTGCCGGCGAGCGCCCGATTCCGGGCTGGCTGCAGGTCGTCGGCGAGCGTCAGCGGATCCTCGTGCACCAGTTGCCCGAGCGTGCGCAGATCGACATCCCGCTCACCGAGCAGCTCATCGTCGAGCTCTACTCGAAGTAG
- a CDS encoding cutinase family protein yields MIRQLRRFRVPALLAALVLSAASLVLPPAASAQSCPDAELIFARGRIESPGAGIIGNALISAIRNKTSKDIDLYAVKYPADTQIDIGANDMSQRIQYMTANCPDTRLVLGGYSLGAAVTDVVIAVPIAAFGFKSPLPDGADRHIAAVALFGNGSQWVGPIANFTNPALRDRIVELCHGDDPICNPTAPENWQDNWPAHLASAYVNAGMVNQAADFIVGRI; encoded by the coding sequence GTGATCCGTCAGCTGCGAAGATTCCGAGTTCCCGCGTTGTTGGCTGCGCTCGTGTTGAGCGCGGCTTCGCTGGTCCTGCCCCCCGCCGCGTCGGCGCAGTCCTGCCCCGACGCCGAACTCATTTTCGCCCGCGGGCGCATCGAGTCGCCCGGCGCAGGAATCATCGGCAATGCGCTCATCAGCGCGATACGGAACAAGACCAGCAAGGATATCGATCTGTACGCGGTGAAGTATCCCGCCGACACCCAGATCGACATCGGCGCCAACGACATGAGCCAGCGCATCCAGTACATGACGGCCAATTGCCCCGACACCCGCCTGGTGCTCGGCGGCTACTCCCTCGGCGCCGCGGTCACCGACGTCGTCATCGCCGTTCCGATCGCCGCCTTCGGCTTCAAGTCCCCGCTGCCCGACGGCGCCGACCGGCACATCGCTGCGGTGGCCCTGTTCGGCAACGGCAGCCAGTGGGTGGGCCCGATCGCGAACTTCACCAACCCCGCGCTGCGCGATCGAATCGTCGAGCTGTGTCACGGCGATGACCCGATCTGCAACCCCACGGCGCCCGAGAACTGGCAGGACAACTGGCCCGCCCACCTGGCCTCCGCCTACGTCAACGCCGGCATGGTCAATCAGGCCGCCGACTTCATCGTCGGCAGGATCTAG
- a CDS encoding DNA-directed RNA polymerase subunit alpha, with amino-acid sequence MLISQRPTLSEEVLAENRSQFVIEPLEPGFGYTLGNSLRRTLLSSIPGAAVTSIRIDGVLHEFTTVPGVKEDVTDIILNLKGLVVSSEEDEPVTMYLRKQGPGEVTAGDIVPPAGVTVHNPDMHIATLNDKGKLEVELVVERGRGYVPAVQNKASGAEIGRIPVDSIYSPVLKVTYKVEATRVEQRTDFDKLILDVETKNSITPRDALASAGKTLVELFGLARELNIEAEGIEIGPSPAEADQAAHFALPIDDLDLTVRSYNCLKREGVHTVGELVARTESDLLDIRNFGQKSIDEVKIKLHQLGLSLKDSPASFDPSEVAGYDVATGTWNSDAGYDLEDNQDYAETEQL; translated from the coding sequence ATGCTGATTTCACAGCGCCCCACCCTGAGCGAAGAGGTTCTCGCCGAGAACCGCTCGCAGTTCGTCATCGAGCCGCTGGAGCCGGGATTCGGCTACACCCTCGGCAACTCGCTGCGTCGCACGCTGCTGTCGTCCATCCCGGGCGCCGCAGTGACGAGCATCCGCATCGACGGTGTGCTGCACGAGTTCACCACCGTGCCCGGGGTGAAGGAAGACGTCACCGACATCATCCTGAACCTCAAGGGCCTCGTCGTCTCGTCCGAGGAGGACGAGCCGGTCACCATGTACCTGCGCAAGCAGGGACCGGGTGAGGTCACCGCGGGAGACATCGTGCCGCCCGCCGGTGTCACGGTGCACAACCCCGACATGCACATCGCCACCCTGAACGACAAGGGCAAGCTCGAGGTCGAGCTCGTCGTCGAGCGCGGCCGCGGCTACGTGCCTGCCGTGCAGAACAAGGCCTCCGGCGCCGAGATCGGCCGCATCCCGGTCGATTCCATCTACAGCCCGGTCCTGAAGGTCACCTACAAGGTGGAGGCCACCCGTGTCGAGCAGCGCACCGACTTCGACAAGCTGATCCTCGACGTCGAGACCAAGAACTCGATCACCCCGCGCGACGCGCTCGCGTCCGCCGGTAAGACCTTGGTCGAATTGTTCGGTCTGGCACGGGAACTCAACATCGAGGCCGAGGGCATCGAGATCGGCCCGTCGCCGGCCGAGGCCGATCAGGCCGCGCACTTCGCGCTGCCGATCGACGATCTGGACCTCACGGTGCGGTCGTACAACTGCCTCAAGCGCGAGGGTGTGCACACGGTGGGCGAGCTCGTGGCCCGCACGGAGTCCGATCTGCTGGACATCCGTAACTTCGGTCAGAAGTCCATCGACGAGGTGAAGATCAAGCTGCACCAGCTGGGTCTGTCCCTCAAGGACAGCCCGGCCAGCTTCGACCCGTCCGAGGTGGCCGGCTACGACGTCGCCACTGGCACCTGGAACAGTGACGCCGGCTACGACCTGGAAGACAACCAGGACTACGCCGAAACCGAACAGCTCTAA
- a CDS encoding cutinase family protein, translating into MAPIAAVAVLPAGTAAAQPCPDVEVVFARGTSEPPGVGRVGQALADQLRNQLGGRTVGTYGVNYPASYDFLFTADGAADATGRIALMAAQCPGTRIVLGGYSQGAAVVDMLAGVPPLGNRIGDIGSAPPLPGGLTGNVAAVAVFGNPSAKFGSPLSRSGSFAGKALDLCADGDPICSDGRNPFAHTHYESSPFIGQAAGFAAGRV; encoded by the coding sequence CTGGCGCCCATCGCAGCCGTCGCCGTCCTGCCCGCCGGCACAGCCGCGGCCCAGCCCTGCCCCGACGTCGAGGTGGTGTTCGCCCGTGGCACCAGCGAGCCCCCCGGCGTCGGACGCGTCGGCCAGGCTCTGGCGGACCAGCTGAGGAACCAGCTCGGCGGCCGCACGGTGGGCACCTACGGCGTGAACTACCCCGCCAGCTACGACTTCCTGTTCACCGCGGACGGGGCTGCCGACGCCACCGGACGTATCGCCCTGATGGCGGCGCAGTGCCCCGGCACCCGCATCGTGCTCGGCGGGTACTCGCAGGGCGCGGCCGTGGTGGACATGCTCGCCGGCGTGCCGCCGCTGGGAAACCGCATCGGTGACATCGGCTCCGCACCGCCGCTCCCCGGCGGATTGACCGGGAACGTCGCCGCCGTCGCAGTCTTCGGAAATCCTTCCGCGAAGTTCGGGAGCCCGCTGTCACGCAGCGGATCGTTCGCTGGGAAGGCGCTGGACCTGTGTGCCGACGGTGACCCGATTTGCTCAGATGGTCGCAACCCGTTCGCCCACACCCATTACGAGTCGTCGCCGTTCATCGGCCAGGCTGCCGGGTTTGCCGCAGGCCGGGTCTGA
- the infA gene encoding translation initiation factor IF-1, giving the protein MAKKDGAIEVEGRVVEPLPNAMFRIELENGHKVLAHISGKMRQHYIRILPEDRVVVELSPYDLSRGRIVYRYK; this is encoded by the coding sequence ATGGCCAAAAAAGACGGTGCCATAGAGGTCGAGGGTCGCGTGGTCGAACCCCTGCCCAATGCGATGTTCCGCATTGAGCTGGAGAACGGACACAAGGTTCTCGCCCACATCAGCGGAAAGATGCGGCAGCACTACATCCGCATCCTCCCCGAGGACCGCGTCGTGGTGGAGCTCTCGCCCTACGACCTGTCCCGTGGCCGCATCGTGTACCGCTACAAGTAA
- the rpmJ gene encoding 50S ribosomal protein L36, translating to MKVNPSVKPICDKCRVIRRHGRVMVICSDPRHKQRQG from the coding sequence GTGAAGGTGAACCCGAGCGTCAAGCCCATCTGCGACAAGTGCAGGGTGATCCGCCGGCATGGGCGGGTCATGGTGATCTGCTCCGATCCGCGCCACAAGCAGCGGCAGGGCTGA
- the rplQ gene encoding 50S ribosomal protein L17, producing the protein MPKPTKGPRLGGSSSHQQALLANLATALFEHGRIKTTEPKARALRPYAEKLITHAKKGTLHNRREVMKKIRDKDIVHVLFAEIGPFFSDRAGGYTRIIKVENRKGDNAPMAVIELVREKTVTSEANRARRSAGAQKVAAAAAPQAAVEPEVTEGPSADEVEAVEETPIADEAEVETPGTESATDEASAEAEAEDDKKS; encoded by the coding sequence ATGCCCAAACCCACAAAGGGTCCTCGCCTCGGCGGGTCGTCCTCGCACCAGCAGGCGCTCCTGGCCAACCTGGCCACCGCGCTGTTCGAGCACGGCCGCATCAAGACGACCGAGCCGAAGGCACGGGCGCTGCGTCCGTACGCGGAGAAGCTCATCACCCACGCCAAGAAGGGCACGCTGCACAACCGGCGTGAGGTGATGAAGAAGATCCGCGACAAGGACATCGTCCACGTCTTGTTCGCCGAGATCGGACCGTTCTTCTCGGATCGTGCCGGTGGCTACACCCGCATCATCAAGGTCGAGAACCGCAAGGGCGACAACGCCCCGATGGCGGTCATCGAGCTGGTGCGGGAGAAGACGGTGACGTCGGAGGCCAACCGTGCCCGGCGCTCTGCCGGCGCCCAGAAGGTCGCGGCTGCCGCCGCTCCGCAGGCCGCCGTCGAGCCCGAGGTGACCGAAGGCCCCAGCGCCGACGAGGTCGAGGCCGTCGAGGAGACTCCGATCGCCGACGAGGCCGAGGTGGAGACGCCCGGTACCGAGTCCGCGACCGACGAGGCCTCGGCCGAGGCTGAAGCCGAGGATGACAAGAAGTCCTAG
- the truA gene encoding tRNA pseudouridine(38-40) synthase TruA, with product MTRSPSDNVVNMPATDSGGGFVRLRLDIAYDGTEFAGWATQDGQRTVAGAIEDALSTVFRTPVRTRAAGRTDSGVHASGQVAHVDIPEGALPHAYPRTVRPDATEFAPLVRRLGRLLPEDVRIREISRAAAGFDARFSALRRHYIYRLSTAQYGVDPQDSRFVTAWPRDLDVDAMADAARHLVGLHDFAAFCRHRDGATTIRELQRLDCVRTGDRISVHVSADAFCWNMVRSLVGALTAVGEHRRDAAWLAALLDSTRRRSDFAAAPARGLTLVGVDYPADDELAARTLVTRDVRTPDEL from the coding sequence ATGACAAGAAGTCCTAGCGACAACGTCGTGAACATGCCCGCCACCGATTCCGGTGGCGGGTTTGTTCGTCTCCGGCTCGACATCGCCTACGACGGAACCGAATTCGCGGGGTGGGCAACGCAGGACGGGCAGCGGACCGTTGCCGGCGCCATCGAGGACGCGCTGTCGACGGTGTTCCGCACGCCGGTGCGCACCCGTGCGGCCGGACGCACCGATTCCGGTGTGCACGCCAGCGGCCAGGTCGCCCATGTCGACATCCCCGAGGGCGCGCTTCCGCATGCCTATCCCCGCACGGTGCGCCCGGACGCCACCGAGTTCGCACCGCTGGTCCGGCGGCTTGGGCGCCTCTTGCCCGAGGATGTCCGGATCCGTGAGATCAGCCGCGCCGCAGCGGGATTCGATGCCCGATTCTCGGCGCTGCGCCGCCACTACATCTACCGGCTGTCCACGGCGCAGTACGGGGTCGATCCGCAGGACTCGCGGTTTGTCACGGCGTGGCCCCGGGACCTGGACGTGGACGCGATGGCCGACGCGGCGCGGCACCTGGTGGGCCTGCACGACTTCGCCGCGTTCTGCCGTCACCGCGACGGCGCGACGACGATCCGGGAACTCCAGCGGCTGGATTGCGTGCGGACAGGAGACCGGATTTCGGTGCACGTCAGCGCCGACGCGTTCTGCTGGAACATGGTGCGTTCGCTCGTCGGCGCGCTGACCGCCGTGGGCGAGCACCGTCGCGATGCGGCGTGGCTTGCCGCACTGCTGGATTCGACACGGCGGCGCAGCGACTTCGCGGCCGCCCCGGCGCGCGGGCTCACGCTGGTCGGGGTGGACTATCCGGCCGATGACGAACTTGCCGCCCGAACCCTGGTGACGCGGGACGTGCGGACGCCGGACGAGCTCTAG
- the rpsM gene encoding 30S ribosomal protein S13, whose product MARLMGVDLPRDKRMEIALTYIYGIGRTRSQEILEGTGISRDLRTKDLTDDQVTQLRDYIEGNLKVEGDLRREVQADIRRKIEIGCYQGLRHRRGLPVRGQRTKTNARTRKGPKRTIAGKKKAR is encoded by the coding sequence ATGGCACGTCTCATGGGCGTTGATCTTCCGCGCGACAAGCGCATGGAGATCGCGCTGACCTACATCTACGGCATCGGCCGTACCCGCTCCCAGGAAATCCTGGAAGGCACCGGCATCAGCCGGGACCTGCGCACCAAGGACCTCACCGACGACCAGGTGACCCAGCTGCGCGACTACATCGAGGGCAACCTCAAGGTGGAAGGTGATCTGCGCCGCGAGGTTCAGGCCGACATCCGCCGAAAGATCGAGATCGGCTGCTACCAGGGCCTGCGGCACCGCCGCGGCCTGCCGGTGCGCGGTCAGCGGACCAAGACCAATGCGCGCACCCGCAAGGGCCCCAAGCGCACCATCGCCGGCAAGAAGAAGGCCAGGTAA